A genomic stretch from Pontivivens ytuae includes:
- a CDS encoding chloramphenicol acetyltransferase: protein MAKLSEEPLVAADAQVRNSTLGRYTEVGQGCSLLNTELGDYSYATRYCDFANTVIGKFSNIASFVRIGPTDHPLDRASLHHFMYRAASYWDDAEDETAFFEARAARVAHIGHDTWIGHGAIIKPEVTVGHGAVVAAGAIVTKDVAPYTIVAGGPAKVIRHRQPAEIADRLIGLGWWDWDHAALREALEDFRGLKAEAFLEKYGG from the coding sequence ATGGCCAAGCTGTCGGAGGAGCCGCTGGTCGCGGCAGACGCCCAGGTGCGCAACAGCACGCTCGGCCGCTATACGGAGGTCGGGCAGGGCTGCAGCCTGCTGAACACCGAGCTCGGCGACTACTCGTACGCGACGCGCTATTGCGACTTCGCCAACACGGTGATCGGCAAGTTCTCCAACATCGCGAGCTTCGTGCGGATCGGCCCGACCGACCATCCGCTCGACCGGGCGAGCCTGCACCACTTCATGTACCGCGCGGCGAGCTACTGGGACGATGCGGAGGACGAGACCGCGTTCTTCGAGGCGCGCGCGGCGCGGGTCGCCCATATCGGCCACGACACGTGGATCGGCCACGGCGCCATCATCAAGCCGGAGGTGACGGTGGGCCACGGCGCGGTGGTCGCCGCGGGCGCGATCGTGACGAAGGACGTCGCACCCTACACGATCGTCGCAGGCGGGCCGGCGAAGGTGATCCGCCACCGCCAGCCCGCGGAGATCGCGGACCGGCTCATCGGCTTGGGGTGGTGGGACTGGGACCACGCGGCCCTGCGCGAGGCGCTGGAGGATTTTCGGGGCCTGAAGGCGGAAGCGTTCCTGGAGAAGTACGGCGGCTAG
- the phnG gene encoding phosphonate C-P lyase system protein PhnG: MAKAPAAAVARLWPALGEEPAFDWLRAPEIGSIMVRGRAGAVGAPFNLGEMTVTRCALQLSDGTVGHGYVQGRDKEKARRAALVDALMQTGAAGKIRTALLTPLEAEMAEARRTRAAKAASTKVDFFTMVRGENG, encoded by the coding sequence ATGGCCAAGGCGCCCGCGGCGGCGGTCGCACGGCTCTGGCCCGCGCTGGGCGAGGAGCCCGCCTTCGACTGGCTGCGCGCGCCCGAGATCGGCAGCATCATGGTCCGCGGCCGGGCCGGGGCGGTCGGCGCGCCCTTCAACCTCGGCGAGATGACGGTGACGCGCTGCGCGCTCCAGCTTTCGGACGGTACGGTCGGCCACGGCTACGTGCAGGGCCGCGACAAGGAAAAGGCGCGCCGCGCGGCGCTCGTCGACGCACTGATGCAGACCGGCGCCGCCGGGAAGATACGCACGGCGCTCCTCACCCCGCTGGAGGCGGAGATGGCGGAGGCCCGGCGCACCCGCGCGGCCAAGGCCGCCTCCACCAAGGTCGATTTCTTCACCATGGTCCGGGGAGAGAACGGATGA
- the phnF gene encoding phosphonate metabolism transcriptional regulator PhnF, whose translation MSRTPIWTAIHDALSGEIAAGHYDVGDRLPSEAQLAGRFGVNRHTVRRALAALAEDGVVQSRQGAGVFISARPTEYAIGRRVRFRSNLNAAGRLPGRKRLSNETRQANPAELEALALEEGAKVHVFEGVSLADGQPLALSRSVFPAERFPDLPAILAEEESITLALAQCGVTDYTRASTRITAKLATAAQARHLRLREGAPILRTVSINVDPQGVPVEYGHAWFAGDRVALSVEDQG comes from the coding sequence ATGAGCCGCACACCGATCTGGACCGCGATCCACGACGCCCTGTCCGGCGAGATCGCCGCGGGGCACTACGATGTCGGCGACCGCCTGCCGAGCGAGGCGCAGCTCGCCGGGCGCTTCGGCGTCAACCGCCACACGGTGCGCCGGGCGCTGGCGGCCCTGGCCGAGGACGGCGTGGTGCAGTCGCGGCAGGGGGCGGGCGTCTTCATCTCCGCCCGTCCCACGGAATACGCCATCGGGCGGCGCGTTCGGTTCCGCAGCAACCTGAATGCGGCGGGCCGCCTGCCGGGGCGCAAGCGGCTGTCCAACGAGACCCGGCAGGCCAATCCGGCGGAGCTGGAGGCGCTGGCGCTGGAGGAGGGGGCGAAGGTCCACGTGTTCGAGGGCGTCTCCCTCGCCGACGGGCAGCCGCTCGCCCTGTCGCGCAGCGTGTTCCCGGCGGAGCGCTTCCCCGACCTGCCCGCGATCCTGGCCGAGGAGGAATCGATCACCCTGGCCCTCGCACAGTGCGGCGTGACCGACTACACCCGTGCCTCCACCCGGATCACGGCGAAGCTCGCCACGGCGGCGCAGGCCCGGCACCTGCGCCTGCGCGAGGGCGCGCCGATCCTGCGCACGGTCAGCATCAACGTCGATCCGCAAGGGGTGCCGGTGGAGTACGGCCACGCCTGGTTCGCGGGCGACCGCGTGGCGCTGAGCGTCGAGGATCAGGGGTAG